One window of uncultured Methanoregula sp. genomic DNA carries:
- a CDS encoding cupin domain-containing protein — MKHLITGSDTGGRLSLHHVKIDPGCAIGDHTHAGMVEIHDVISGEGTCVLEGQEIRYSPGSMGVMPADRIHRVVAGKNGLLLLATFSPALV; from the coding sequence TTGAAACACCTGATCACCGGCAGCGATACGGGCGGCCGCCTTTCCCTTCATCATGTAAAGATCGATCCCGGCTGTGCCATTGGTGATCATACTCACGCCGGAATGGTAGAGATCCATGACGTTATATCCGGAGAAGGGACCTGCGTTCTTGAAGGGCAGGAGATTCGGTACAGCCCGGGCTCAATGGGAGTTATGCCGGCCGACCGGATACACCGGGTCGTTGCCGGGAAAAACGGGCTCCTGCTACTTGCAACATTCTCGCCCGCGCTGGTGTAA